The following coding sequences lie in one Timaviella obliquedivisa GSE-PSE-MK23-08B genomic window:
- a CDS encoding diflavin flavoprotein: MADTQPRDVQVASIGTQTMVLRSRTWERLKFEVEYAQQRGTTANSYLIQADKIALIDPPGESFTDIYLDELYHHVYFQQIDYVILGHANPNRFATLEALLGVEVAPQICFICTRAAEIALKAAFPDRLLDIQVVTGGDTVDLGQGHQLQFIAVPTPRHPDGLCTYDAATQILYTDKLFGTHVCDQPVLDEDWKQLDGDRRYYFDCLHASQFRQVETALDRLAPFAAKMYAPGHGPMVSYSLSRLTYDYRQWCEQQKSQELNVALLFTSAYGNTAAMARAIAHGVVQAGATVQSINCEFAEPAEIADALEHCGGFIMGTPTLAGHPPTQMQTALGIALSTTERTKLVGVFGSYGWSGEAVDLLQSKLQDAGYSFGFAPIRIKFKPTEEIVNQCAAAGTEFVQALKKSQKNRAPRQVGIEAKTADRTEQAISRITGSLCVITTNRFDAHQALLTSWVSQATFSPPGVTIAVPMSHAEATLPTLGSQFTLNILKEGRNLRRHFLKPIAPGENRFATISTHAANNGCLILDEALAYLECTVQNRMECGDHWLIYATVDNGKVMEAVGVTAVQHRKSGTYY, from the coding sequence ATGGCAGATACTCAGCCTCGTGACGTACAAGTTGCTTCCATCGGCACCCAGACGATGGTATTGCGATCGCGCACCTGGGAACGGCTCAAGTTTGAGGTGGAGTACGCTCAGCAACGAGGCACAACCGCCAATTCTTACCTCATCCAGGCAGATAAGATTGCTTTAATTGACCCGCCGGGAGAATCGTTTACTGACATTTATTTAGACGAGCTTTATCATCACGTCTATTTTCAACAAATTGACTATGTAATTTTAGGACACGCTAATCCCAACCGTTTTGCCACCCTAGAAGCGTTATTGGGAGTGGAAGTTGCGCCTCAAATTTGCTTTATCTGCACCCGTGCAGCAGAAATTGCTCTGAAGGCAGCATTTCCCGATCGCCTCTTAGATATTCAGGTGGTAACGGGCGGCGACACGGTTGATTTGGGGCAAGGTCATCAGTTGCAGTTTATCGCTGTGCCGACTCCTCGCCATCCTGATGGACTTTGCACCTACGATGCGGCAACACAAATTTTATACACCGACAAGCTTTTTGGCACTCATGTTTGCGATCAGCCAGTGCTAGATGAGGATTGGAAGCAGCTAGATGGCGATCGCCGCTACTATTTTGATTGTCTTCACGCCAGTCAATTTCGGCAGGTTGAAACCGCTCTCGATCGACTAGCTCCCTTTGCGGCAAAAATGTACGCGCCAGGGCATGGCCCTATGGTCAGTTACAGCCTCAGCCGTTTAACCTACGACTATCGCCAGTGGTGCGAGCAGCAGAAATCACAAGAACTCAATGTGGCGCTGTTGTTTACTTCGGCTTATGGCAATACGGCTGCTATGGCACGGGCGATCGCCCATGGTGTGGTGCAAGCCGGCGCAACTGTGCAGTCGATCAACTGCGAATTTGCCGAACCCGCCGAAATTGCGGATGCCTTAGAGCACTGTGGCGGCTTCATTATGGGCACACCGACTTTGGCAGGTCATCCACCCACCCAAATGCAAACGGCGTTAGGGATTGCCCTCTCAACTACAGAGCGGACTAAGCTAGTAGGCGTATTTGGCTCTTACGGTTGGAGCGGAGAAGCGGTTGATTTGCTGCAAAGCAAGCTTCAAGATGCAGGCTACAGTTTTGGCTTTGCGCCCATTCGGATTAAGTTTAAGCCGACTGAAGAGATTGTGAATCAATGTGCAGCAGCAGGGACAGAGTTTGTGCAAGCACTCAAAAAATCCCAGAAGAATCGGGCACCCCGCCAGGTGGGCATAGAAGCAAAAACTGCCGATCGCACCGAGCAAGCCATCAGCCGCATTACTGGATCGCTGTGTGTCATTACCACCAACCGTTTCGATGCTCACCAAGCCCTGCTGACTTCCTGGGTATCGCAAGCCACCTTCAGTCCACCGGGAGTAACGATCGCAGTTCCCATGAGCCATGCCGAGGCAACGCTTCCGACTTTGGGCAGTCAATTTACCTTAAATATTTTGAAGGAAGGACGAAACCTGCGGCGACACTTTTTGAAGCCCATTGCCCCTGGAGAAAATCGGTTTGCTACTATTTCCACCCATGCTGCTAACAATGGATGCCTCATCCTTGATGAAGCCCTTGCTTACCTGGAGTGCACCGTGCAAAACCGCATGGAGTGCGGCGACCATTGGCTGATCTATGCCACCGTAGACAACGGTAAGGTCATGGAGGCAGTTGGGGTGACTGCTGTTCAACACCGCAAGTCAGGAACTTACTATTAA
- a CDS encoding DUF3181 family protein has protein sequence MAYSNSTEAIESLAASIGDNVYIDVAKWHLYLRDAHLSKPLAEQLYPLLAQKAVTESQVQAILKGISVKLGGGKMEVSLADLLPMQSQVHLMDVLEDYQREL, from the coding sequence ATGGCTTACAGCAACTCGACCGAAGCAATTGAATCCCTTGCCGCGTCCATTGGCGACAACGTTTATATTGATGTCGCCAAGTGGCATCTTTACCTGCGTGATGCTCACCTTAGTAAACCTTTGGCAGAGCAGCTTTATCCGCTGCTTGCCCAGAAAGCGGTCACAGAAAGCCAGGTTCAAGCTATCTTGAAAGGAATTTCTGTCAAGCTAGGCGGGGGCAAGATGGAGGTTTCTCTTGCCGATTTGCTGCCTATGCAGTCTCAGGTGCATTTAATGGACGTATTGGAAGATTATCAGCGGGAGCTTTAA
- a CDS encoding 2TM domain-containing protein encodes MPPRWPRQPDRNDPAFRRLDDRMNFATHVAVFSAINSGIWFVRTIKASDWTWSVWVTGAWALALVAHGVFIFAIASYNESKPDQG; translated from the coding sequence ATGCCTCCACGCTGGCCCCGCCAACCCGATCGCAATGACCCCGCCTTTCGTCGTCTCGACGATCGCATGAATTTTGCTACTCATGTTGCTGTTTTTTCGGCAATCAACTCTGGAATTTGGTTTGTCCGCACCATTAAAGCATCTGACTGGACTTGGTCAGTTTGGGTGACAGGTGCATGGGCGCTAGCATTGGTGGCGCATGGGGTATTTATTTTTGCGATCGCCAGTTACAACGAGTCTAAACCTGATCAAGGATAA
- the moaC gene encoding cyclic pyranopterin monophosphate synthase MoaC: protein MTQNSFQNFPASEPQILTHLDAEGQAHMVDVSAKTQTDRHAVAVGRVRMLATTFTAIQAGNAPKGDVLGTARLAGIMGAKQTAILIPLCHPLPLQKVEVQIIPDSNLPGYQIRAEVKTKAETGVEMEALTAVSVAALTLYDMAKALEKSIQIEAIYLVQKTGGKSGDYSNPQ from the coding sequence ATGACACAAAACTCCTTTCAAAATTTTCCTGCCTCTGAGCCTCAAATCCTGACGCACCTCGATGCTGAAGGTCAGGCACACATGGTAGATGTTTCTGCTAAAACCCAAACCGATCGCCATGCAGTCGCTGTAGGGCGCGTCCGAATGCTAGCGACGACCTTTACTGCCATTCAAGCTGGAAATGCCCCCAAGGGAGATGTGCTAGGGACTGCAAGGCTGGCAGGCATCATGGGGGCAAAACAAACGGCAATTTTAATTCCGCTTTGTCATCCTTTGCCGTTGCAAAAGGTGGAAGTACAAATTATCCCAGACTCTAATTTGCCGGGATATCAGATTCGGGCAGAAGTCAAAACCAAGGCAGAAACAGGGGTGGAAATGGAGGCACTGACAGCAGTTTCGGTGGCGGCTTTAACGCTTTATGACATGGCAAAAGCTTTAGAAAAATCGATTCAAATCGAAGCCATTTATCTGGTGCAGAAAACGGGCGGCAAATCGGGAGACTATAGTAATCCTCAGTAA
- the purL gene encoding phosphoribosylformylglycinamidine synthase subunit PurL produces MTEASAIATAPFSLGEITSEGLKPEEYEEIFRRLGRHPNKAELGMFGVMWSEHCCYKNSRPLLKQFPTTGSRVLVGPGENAGVVDVGDGLRLAFKIESHNHPSAVEPFQGAATGVGGILRDIFTMGARPIAILNSLRFGDLNDARTKRLLSGVVAGISHYGNCVGVPTVGGEVYFDPAYSGNPLVNAMAMGLMETPDIVKSGAIGIGNPVLYVGSTTGRDGMGGASFASSELSDTSMDDRPAVQVGDPFLEKSLIEACLEAFKTGAVVAAQDMGAAGITCSTSEMAAKGGVGIELDLDLIPVRETGMVPYEYLLSESQERMLFVADKGREQELIDIFERWGLHAVVAGVVIVEPIVRILFQGSVAAEIPATALADNTPIYHRELPPEPPKYAQQAWAWNVSALPTATDEGIVIAGKAQSWNDVLLTLLDVPTIASKRWIYRQYDHQVQNNTVLFPGGADAAIVRLRSQTEAGAASNRGVAATVDCNARYVYLHPYEGSKAAVAEAARNLSCVGAEPIAVTDNLNFGSPENSTGYWQLSEACRGLAEACQEFSTPVTGGNVSLYNETLDSQGKPQAIYPTPVVGMVGLVADLTKICGQGWKEEGDRIYLLGLPLETVSPSITFGGSEYLATIHSTIAGMPPIVDFNLERQVQAVCREGICQGWVKSAHDCAEGGLGVALAEACISGDRGATLTVPSGERFDHLLFAEGGARILVSIAPAQAADWETYLHVHLAENWQALGEVSAIGGRLEILTTDNLSLINVKIEAMDDRWSKAIERRLLEQ; encoded by the coding sequence ATGACAGAGGCTTCCGCCATAGCAACCGCGCCTTTCTCCTTAGGAGAAATTACCTCAGAAGGGCTTAAACCTGAAGAATACGAAGAAATTTTTCGGAGATTAGGGCGACACCCCAACAAAGCTGAACTCGGCATGTTTGGGGTCATGTGGTCAGAGCATTGCTGCTACAAGAACTCTCGCCCTTTATTGAAACAATTTCCGACGACGGGCAGCCGTGTTTTGGTTGGACCTGGCGAAAATGCGGGGGTTGTAGATGTTGGCGATGGCTTACGACTAGCATTTAAGATAGAGTCCCATAACCATCCTTCAGCGGTGGAGCCTTTTCAAGGTGCTGCAACAGGCGTGGGCGGGATTTTGCGAGATATTTTTACTATGGGAGCACGCCCGATCGCCATTCTCAATTCGCTGCGGTTTGGTGACCTCAACGATGCCCGCACGAAGCGATTACTAAGTGGCGTGGTCGCAGGAATTTCTCACTATGGCAATTGTGTAGGCGTACCGACCGTGGGCGGCGAAGTTTATTTTGACCCAGCGTACTCTGGTAATCCGCTGGTCAATGCCATGGCAATGGGGTTGATGGAAACGCCAGATATTGTCAAGTCAGGGGCGATCGGTATTGGCAATCCAGTCCTATATGTGGGTTCGACGACGGGACGAGACGGCATGGGGGGAGCCAGCTTCGCCAGTTCAGAGCTAAGTGATACGTCGATGGACGATCGCCCTGCGGTTCAAGTCGGTGATCCATTTTTAGAAAAGTCTTTGATCGAAGCTTGTTTAGAAGCCTTTAAAACAGGAGCCGTGGTTGCTGCCCAAGATATGGGTGCTGCCGGAATTACTTGCTCAACATCTGAAATGGCGGCTAAAGGCGGTGTTGGCATTGAGTTAGATTTGGATCTGATTCCTGTGCGAGAAACTGGAATGGTTCCTTACGAGTATTTGCTGTCAGAATCGCAAGAGCGAATGCTGTTTGTAGCTGACAAGGGGCGCGAACAGGAGCTAATTGATATTTTTGAACGATGGGGACTGCACGCGGTCGTTGCCGGTGTGGTCATTGTCGAGCCGATTGTGCGAATTCTCTTTCAGGGCAGCGTTGCGGCTGAAATTCCGGCAACCGCTTTAGCAGACAATACGCCAATTTATCACCGCGAGTTACCCCCAGAGCCGCCGAAGTACGCACAGCAAGCATGGGCATGGAATGTTTCTGCTCTGCCAACCGCCACAGATGAGGGCATTGTGATCGCCGGCAAGGCGCAAAGCTGGAATGATGTCTTGCTGACCTTGCTAGATGTCCCGACGATCGCCTCTAAACGCTGGATTTATCGCCAGTATGATCATCAGGTGCAGAATAACACTGTCCTGTTTCCCGGTGGGGCAGATGCCGCGATCGTTCGTCTTCGCTCTCAAACAGAGGCAGGTGCCGCTTCTAACCGAGGCGTTGCTGCAACCGTAGACTGCAACGCCCGTTATGTCTATCTTCACCCTTACGAAGGCTCAAAAGCCGCCGTTGCTGAAGCCGCCCGCAACCTAAGCTGCGTTGGAGCCGAGCCGATCGCAGTCACCGACAACCTTAACTTTGGCAGCCCCGAAAATTCCACGGGCTATTGGCAACTCTCCGAAGCTTGTCGAGGACTGGCAGAAGCGTGTCAAGAATTTTCAACGCCCGTCACCGGGGGCAATGTATCGCTGTACAACGAAACCTTAGACTCGCAAGGCAAGCCCCAAGCCATCTATCCTACGCCCGTCGTGGGCATGGTGGGATTAGTGGCTGACTTAACAAAAATCTGTGGTCAGGGTTGGAAGGAAGAGGGCGATCGCATCTATCTTTTAGGGCTACCCCTCGAAACCGTCAGCCCCAGCATTACTTTTGGCGGCTCTGAATATCTCGCAACTATCCACAGCACGATCGCTGGAATGCCCCCTATTGTTGACTTTAACTTAGAGCGGCAAGTCCAAGCGGTCTGTCGGGAAGGCATTTGCCAAGGCTGGGTCAAGTCGGCGCATGATTGTGCCGAAGGTGGACTAGGAGTTGCCCTGGCTGAAGCTTGCATCAGTGGCGATCGAGGGGCAACGCTGACCGTTCCCTCAGGCGAGCGTTTTGACCATTTATTATTTGCTGAAGGTGGCGCTAGGATCTTGGTTTCTATTGCACCTGCTCAAGCGGCGGACTGGGAAACTTATCTGCACGTCCACTTAGCTGAAAATTGGCAGGCGTTAGGAGAGGTTAGTGCGATCGGGGGAAGATTAGAGATTTTAACAACTGATAATCTGTCGTTAATAAACGTTAAGATCGAAGCAATGGACGATCGCTGGTCTAAAGCCATTGAACGCCGCCTTTTAGAGCAGTAA
- a CDS encoding amidophosphoribosyltransferase produces MPSSDHSFDNQRALGSLPDVQPDPSGICEAARPDKPEEACGVFGIYAPQEDVAKLTYFGLYGLQHRGQESAGIAVFEGNQVHLHKEMGLVAQVFSEQILAEMTGTLAVGHTRYSTTGSSRVVNAQPALVETRLGKLALAHNGNLVNTPALREELLETGVQLNTTTDSEMIAIAIAQAINTGKGWLDGAISAFRRCQGAFSLAIATPEGIMGVRDPNGIRPLVIGTLKSELPNEPLRYVLSSETCALDIIGADYLRDVAPGEMVWITETGMESFQWATPETRKLCIFEMIYFARPDSIMHDESLYSYRMRIGRQLALEAPAEVDLIIGVPDSGIPAAIGFSQTSGIPYAEGLIKNRYVGRTFIQPTQHMRESGIRMKLNPLKDVLFGKRIVVVDDSIVRGTTSRKLVKALRDAGATEVHMRISSPPVTHPCFYGIDTDSQDQLIGATKTVEEIGQQIGVDSLAYLSLEGMLKTTQDDIESFCSACFTGDYPVPVPELVKRSKLMLEKLVPTVTA; encoded by the coding sequence ATGCCTAGTTCCGATCATTCTTTTGACAATCAACGTGCTCTTGGATCTCTCCCAGATGTGCAACCCGACCCTAGCGGTATCTGCGAAGCAGCGCGCCCCGATAAACCCGAAGAAGCGTGTGGTGTTTTTGGCATTTATGCACCTCAAGAAGATGTTGCCAAATTGACCTATTTTGGTCTATACGGACTACAGCATCGGGGGCAGGAATCGGCTGGTATTGCCGTTTTTGAAGGCAACCAAGTTCACCTTCATAAAGAGATGGGGCTGGTCGCTCAGGTCTTCAGCGAACAGATTTTGGCAGAAATGACTGGCACGTTGGCAGTTGGACATACGCGCTACTCCACTACTGGGTCGAGCCGGGTTGTTAATGCCCAACCTGCTTTGGTCGAAACCCGACTTGGGAAACTAGCATTGGCACATAATGGCAATTTGGTTAACACTCCGGCGTTACGGGAAGAGTTGTTGGAAACTGGGGTGCAGCTTAACACCACGACTGATTCAGAAATGATTGCGATCGCCATTGCACAGGCTATTAACACTGGTAAAGGCTGGCTAGATGGAGCAATCAGTGCGTTCCGTCGCTGTCAAGGGGCATTCAGCTTGGCGATCGCAACTCCCGAAGGCATCATGGGCGTGCGTGATCCAAATGGCATTCGTCCGCTCGTCATTGGCACCCTTAAAAGCGAACTTCCTAACGAGCCATTGCGCTACGTCCTTTCCTCAGAAACCTGCGCCCTAGATATCATTGGCGCAGACTATCTGCGCGATGTTGCCCCTGGCGAAATGGTGTGGATCACCGAAACAGGCATGGAATCTTTTCAATGGGCAACGCCCGAAACGCGCAAGCTTTGCATTTTTGAAATGATTTATTTTGCCCGTCCTGACAGCATCATGCATGATGAAAGCCTTTACAGCTATCGAATGCGCATTGGACGACAATTGGCACTCGAAGCCCCCGCTGAGGTTGATCTGATCATTGGTGTTCCTGATTCGGGCATTCCAGCGGCGATCGGCTTTTCCCAAACCTCAGGCATTCCCTACGCTGAAGGATTGATCAAAAATCGCTATGTCGGGCGCACCTTTATTCAACCGACTCAGCACATGCGTGAATCAGGGATTCGGATGAAGCTTAACCCGCTGAAAGATGTGCTCTTCGGCAAACGCATTGTAGTCGTTGATGATTCTATCGTCAGAGGCACGACTAGCCGCAAGCTCGTTAAAGCCCTACGCGATGCTGGCGCGACAGAAGTTCACATGCGCATTTCTTCGCCCCCTGTCACCCATCCATGCTTCTACGGCATCGATACCGATAGCCAAGACCAACTTATTGGTGCAACTAAGACCGTCGAAGAAATTGGTCAGCAAATTGGCGTAGATTCTTTGGCATACCTTAGCTTGGAAGGGATGTTAAAGACCACCCAAGATGACATTGAAAGCTTCTGCTCAGCTTGCTTCACGGGTGATTATCCTGTGCCCGTGCCAGAGTTAGTGAAGCGATCGAAGCTAATGTTGGAGAAGCTAGTCCCGACCGTAACCGCATAG
- a CDS encoding DUF3386 domain-containing protein has protein sequence MSSEMMMNWKRMQQRIGLGLGRIIVAIVLLTLSISPSIAAESPQTQADARTLLKTAYENRYTWDTAFPGYQAEVAVRYQDTYVQGAVMLNAELQVATQNVIDQDIRQVIMAQLQMVATQLHSTTFDEMHGQYQFALVNNEGSTAEIEETKDENSARYIVKDQAIVQVNRNIGEFTVEIKTLDSSKTNEGYLQTHFQAIFRGAKTAELIEQDDIRDSYEKVGNYYLLAKREIRRGNAEGWLSQLYPDTTLRFSNFQLLPTAL, from the coding sequence ATGAGCAGCGAGATGATGATGAACTGGAAACGAATGCAGCAAAGAATTGGGTTGGGATTAGGGCGCATTATTGTGGCGATCGTCCTCCTCACCCTCAGCATTTCGCCCAGCATTGCCGCAGAATCTCCCCAGACTCAAGCCGATGCCAGAACCCTCCTTAAAACCGCCTACGAAAACCGCTACACCTGGGACACAGCCTTCCCTGGCTACCAAGCAGAAGTTGCAGTTCGCTATCAAGACACCTATGTTCAAGGCGCTGTGATGCTTAACGCCGAGCTACAAGTAGCCACCCAGAACGTAATTGATCAAGATATTCGCCAAGTCATCATGGCGCAACTACAAATGGTAGCTACCCAGTTACACTCCACGACATTTGACGAAATGCACGGACAATATCAGTTTGCGCTAGTCAATAACGAAGGCAGTACTGCCGAAATTGAGGAAACTAAGGATGAAAACAGCGCTCGGTACATTGTTAAAGACCAGGCAATAGTTCAGGTTAACCGCAACATTGGTGAGTTTACCGTCGAAATTAAAACCTTAGATTCATCGAAAACCAATGAAGGCTATCTACAAACCCACTTTCAAGCTATTTTCCGAGGTGCTAAGACCGCAGAACTAATAGAGCAGGACGACATTCGCGACTCTTACGAAAAAGTAGGAAATTACTACCTTCTTGCCAAGCGTGAAATCCGCCGAGGCAATGCTGAAGGCTGGCTCAGTCAGCTTTATCCCGATACAACGCTACGGTTTAGTAATTTTCAGTTATTGCCGACAGCGTTATAA
- a CDS encoding DUF86 domain-containing protein: MRNIVIHEYFQVNLSIIWQMLQQDLVQLELSLQQSIDL; the protein is encoded by the coding sequence ATGCGAAATATTGTGATTCATGAATATTTCCAGGTCAATCTATCCATTATTTGGCAAATGCTTCAGCAAGACCTTGTTCAATTGGAGCTTTCTCTTCAACAATCGATAGATTTATAA
- a CDS encoding DUF86 domain-containing protein — protein MPSRNWQNRVKDMLAAIAEIRGFTNGITFKEFQDDRNTIRAVLYNLAIIGEAVGGISPEIEASHSEIP, from the coding sequence GTGCCTTCTAGAAATTGGCAAAATAGGGTAAAAGATATGCTAGCTGCGATCGCAGAAATCCGAGGGTTTACAAATGGAATAACGTTTAAAGAGTTCCAAGATGATCGGAACACGATCAGGGCAGTCTTGTATAACCTTGCAATTATTGGTGAAGCAGTTGGTGGTATTTCGCCTGAGATAGAAGCTTCACACTCTGAAATTCCCTAG
- a CDS encoding nucleotidyltransferase family protein translates to MRRQEALKILANHQNTLKDLGVESLMIFGSVVRDEARIDSDIDLLVEFNRPVGLFTFIRLKRYLEEILESSVDLGTPDSLKPYLREPVFREAIRAF, encoded by the coding sequence ATGCGACGGCAGGAAGCCCTCAAAATTTTGGCTAACCATCAGAACACGCTAAAGGATCTTGGCGTTGAGTCTCTGATGATTTTTGGCTCAGTGGTAAGGGATGAAGCGCGAATAGATAGTGATATTGATTTGCTAGTAGAGTTTAACCGTCCGGTTGGGTTGTTCACGTTTATACGCCTGAAACGATACCTTGAAGAGATCCTAGAGAGTTCGGTTGATTTGGGCACGCCCGATTCACTCAAACCTTATCTGCGAGAACCTGTTTTTCGGGAGGCTATTCGTGCCTTCTAG
- a CDS encoding TenA family protein: MSIAEDLWQENQDLAIACLQNPFVQGIANGSLPKAKFAYYVGQDTFFLEAFARAYSIAAAKAPDWQEFNVFHDLASGVLQELNLHQTYASQWGVNLKMVDPGAATRRYTDFLLATAWSQTVGVTAAAMLPCMKLYAFLGRSLAANGIPAHDYADWISTYGSAEFEPLAEQLAQLVEQYLRGDEEGRPLRYLQSSPVYRYAMQCELDFFQAAWNVE, from the coding sequence ATGAGTATTGCTGAAGACCTGTGGCAGGAAAATCAAGATTTGGCGATCGCCTGTCTACAAAACCCCTTCGTGCAGGGCATTGCAAACGGCTCCTTACCCAAAGCCAAGTTCGCCTACTATGTTGGACAAGATACTTTCTTCTTAGAAGCGTTCGCCCGCGCCTACAGCATTGCCGCTGCCAAAGCTCCTGACTGGCAAGAGTTCAACGTATTTCACGACTTAGCTAGTGGTGTGCTACAAGAACTTAACCTGCACCAAACCTATGCCTCCCAGTGGGGCGTTAACCTCAAAATGGTTGACCCTGGAGCCGCCACTCGGCGCTATACCGATTTTCTGCTGGCAACTGCTTGGAGCCAAACCGTGGGTGTAACGGCAGCGGCAATGTTGCCCTGCATGAAGCTTTATGCATTTTTGGGGCGATCGTTAGCGGCAAATGGTATTCCTGCTCATGATTACGCTGATTGGATTAGTACCTATGGCAGTGCGGAGTTTGAGCCGTTGGCAGAGCAATTAGCACAGTTAGTGGAGCAGTACTTAAGGGGGGATGAGGAGGGGCGACCCTTGCGGTATCTGCAAAGCAGCCCGGTTTATCGCTATGCCATGCAGTGTGAGTTAGATTTTTTTCAGGCGGCTTGGAATGTTGAGTGA
- a CDS encoding phosphoribulokinase produces the protein MISTPDRVVLIGVAGDSGCGKSTFLRRLADLFGEDSMTVICLDDYHSLDRYQRKETGITALNPAANNFDLMYEQIKALKEGHQIMKPIYNHETGLIDPPESIKPTPIVVIEGLHPMYDERVRSLLDFSVYLDIDDEVKIAWKIQRDMAERGHTYEDVLAAINSRRPDFESYIDPQKAHADVVIQILPTKLIKDDKERKVLRVRLIQKDGVEGFEPVYLFDEGSSIDWIPCGRKLTCSYPGIRMFYGPDSYYGHSVSVLEVDGRFDRLEEMIYLESHLSNLSTKFYGEMTELLLKHKEYPGSDNGSGLFQVLVGLKMRAAYERLVGGEAKMAAKAIAN, from the coding sequence ATGATCAGTACGCCAGACCGTGTGGTTCTAATTGGTGTCGCCGGAGATTCAGGATGCGGTAAATCCACCTTCCTGCGCCGCTTGGCAGATTTATTTGGCGAAGACTCAATGACTGTGATCTGCCTAGACGACTACCACAGTCTGGATCGCTACCAGCGTAAAGAAACAGGGATTACAGCCCTGAACCCAGCTGCCAACAATTTTGATCTGATGTACGAGCAGATTAAGGCGCTGAAGGAAGGTCACCAAATTATGAAGCCGATCTATAATCATGAGACGGGCTTAATTGATCCTCCTGAGTCTATTAAACCGACTCCCATCGTTGTGATAGAGGGTTTGCACCCCATGTACGACGAACGGGTGCGATCGCTCCTTGACTTCAGCGTCTACCTCGACATTGACGACGAAGTTAAAATCGCCTGGAAAATTCAGCGCGATATGGCAGAGCGGGGTCACACTTATGAAGACGTATTGGCAGCGATCAACTCCCGTCGCCCCGACTTTGAAAGCTATATTGATCCTCAAAAAGCCCACGCTGATGTAGTCATTCAAATCTTGCCAACCAAGTTAATTAAAGATGACAAAGAGCGCAAAGTCCTGCGCGTCCGCCTCATCCAAAAAGATGGCGTTGAGGGCTTCGAGCCAGTTTATCTGTTCGACGAAGGCTCCAGCATCGACTGGATTCCCTGTGGACGGAAGCTGACCTGCTCTTATCCTGGTATTCGCATGTTCTATGGCCCTGACAGCTACTATGGTCACAGCGTTTCGGTGCTAGAAGTTGATGGACGCTTCGATCGCCTCGAAGAAATGATTTACCTCGAAAGCCACCTCAGCAACCTCTCTACCAAGTTCTACGGCGAAATGACCGAGCTATTGCTAAAGCACAAAGAGTACCCTGGCTCTGACAACGGCAGCGGCTTGTTTCAGGTGTTAGTTGGTTTGAAAATGCGAGCCGCTTACGAACGCTTGGTGGGCGGTGAAGCAAAAATGGCGGCGAAGGCGATCGCCAACTAA